Genomic segment of Mercurialis annua linkage group LG6, ddMerAnnu1.2, whole genome shotgun sequence:
TGATTATGTCTCGGTTGCAGAGAGCATCCGATGACATACATGTCTATATTTCAAAGTTTTTTGGGTTAGAAGATTAATTTTGTATCTTTCAACCCATAAATTGGTCAACaagaaaaaagaacaaaagTTGAGCTTGGATAGCTCAGCTTATTAACTTGTAATTTTTTGGTTTCTTCATTATTCATCATTAAAAAGAACAATTCATCtctttttcaccttttaagtatcATCTTTCACTTTCAGTTTTGTTATTCAAATCCTTCTTTTTCGCGTAATCGTTTGGAATCCAAGGGAGATGGTATTGCCCTGTTGGGGGTTCACTTTTCCTGATTCAAAGTCGGCATGCGGGGCGGCATGCGATTGGTGGAATTCCATGTCAAATAGGTAGGAAAAGAAGTTTCTTCTGAAAAAACAAATCATGATTATGTGAATCCAATAGCATCATTAAGATCAATTATCTAACTTTGTGAAATTGCAAATTTTAGCAGTTATGTCAAAGTTTAGTGAAAGATAAATGTGTGCAGTACAATAAGGTTGTTGAAATAGAATCCAAAGGACTTGATTTATCATAACTCTATGAAACTAAAATAGTATTTAGGCAGATAGCCGTTAAAGATGCTGTCCCTTCTACCTTAGGTAAATTTTGTTAGAGATGGGTCCTAGCTTTTGCTCAACAGTACCCAGAGCATAATATCTTCACTTTTTTTGCTTCTCAATCAATCAATGGTACAAAAACATTCTTCACAGCCTATTAAACTTGTGAAAGATACCCGACTGTAAGGTATAAAAATTGGTATTCAAATATAATTCCCGGAAAAAATAAACCCGTGTCTGTATAAATAACATCACACAACGTCACGTACAATTTATCTAAGCGACAACATGAGAACTTCAGAAGAAAAAAGGTCTCTATCCATGTTCATACGAAATTACAGAAAATTTGACAAGCTGTTATATGAAATTACAAAGATTTTCGCAAAAAGTTGGATATGAAAAATTCTATAGCTAGAGGAAAGTTGACAGGAGACCACATTTCCAAGCTTTCTAATGACCCCAGAAGTCGAAAGCGCCATGCTTCTTTGCAAGAAGTTGATTGTACTCCGGCCTTGACGTGATATCTTTGAACATGATAAAGGCAACaaggaagaagaaaaggaagagTAATTCAAACTCTGCGTAATTTACAAAAGCAAAAACGGAATTAACCATTCGAGTCATCAATGGCTCGTCCCTTCTTCTGTTTCCGCTTGCCCTTCTCATGTCTCTGGCTATCTATGTATCTTAATCCCTCAATTGATGTTtgttttaacttatttatttaattcttttccTCCTGTAATTGATGCAAATGGTGCTGTCAAAATAAACAACATGGTTCAGAGAAAAGTGATCAGAAGAAGATGCGTATACACACACAATTATTAAAGATCATCCAATATCCTCTTAAATAAACAGAGGTTTACCAGCTGGCTAATCCAGATTCTAAAAAAACACTTACACGAGATGGATCAGAATCAGCATATCAAGCATCGGTATTTTCATAAGAAGATAAATACACCTAAACAGTAGGAAACCAATTTTGATGTTGGGATTGCcctttgtttcaccttttttttagtGAAAGTCTAGCTAGTTAAGCATTTATAAGATTATGACCTTATTTCTTCCGGAAAAACGTTCTTGTGTTAAATCACAATGTAAGCAGCAATTAGCATACATTATGCAATTTCCGGTTTGTCCCTCAACATAAAACAATAGTTTTCCAATTTTGTTCAAATGTTATCCTACAATAATACATTTTTCAGCTCAAAAGTTGAAGTCTGTCCTCTCATATGGACAGAAGGATTACAGATCAACAACAGCCTGtaagaaattgaaaatcaaatcaACTCCCATTTCCCAAACTcttaggccatgtttggttcg
This window contains:
- the LOC126687444 gene encoding uncharacterized protein LOC126687444 gives rise to the protein MRRASGNRRRDEPLMTRMVNSVFAFVNYAEFELLFLFFFLVAFIMFKDITSRPEYNQLLAKKHGAFDFWGH